In one window of Spiroplasma corruscae DNA:
- a CDS encoding ABC transporter ATP-binding protein: MENYVIEFKNYVKKFKNTKIGPLNFQVEKGKTTAILGASGSGKSVVIKTMIGAISNFDGEVKVCGYSKKKRKAHLANKDISFYTQMDFSLYEMNVVTYLKNMCIVLGVNKKSINHKVDYWLDFFDLKKDAHKKIKNFSWGMQNRLSLILSLIKDTDVIILDEPGANLDSSWRNKMRNLLIDYKNRGRTIIITSHNIDEINDLIDYYVVLEKGKLVFTGTKLDLNMYAKYKMYFYEKFDYESFQKFLSGKNIKAFKYDELENSIVFATNSTKEINWIFLYLIKETTPILNLVKLPVNMDSIYKALEDNNDYQKEVTQIFQNAVPDKKSLKLAEKLEKKAKKEMEQQNLEIEDKKYYKTLENSNFSKPIENIESKELNALEDIKDKKEANNN; encoded by the coding sequence TTGGAAAATTATGTAATTGAGTTTAAAAACTATGTAAAAAAATTTAAGAACACAAAAATTGGTCCCCTTAATTTCCAAGTTGAAAAAGGTAAAACAACTGCAATATTAGGAGCTAGTGGTAGTGGTAAATCAGTGGTTATTAAAACTATGATTGGTGCAATTTCAAACTTTGATGGAGAAGTAAAGGTTTGTGGATATTCAAAAAAGAAAAGAAAAGCTCACTTAGCAAACAAGGATATAAGCTTTTATACACAAATGGACTTTTCATTATATGAAATGAACGTTGTTACATACTTAAAAAATATGTGTATTGTTTTAGGGGTTAATAAAAAGTCAATAAATCACAAAGTAGATTATTGATTAGACTTTTTTGATTTAAAAAAAGATGCTCATAAAAAAATTAAAAACTTTTCATGAGGTATGCAAAATAGATTAAGTCTAATATTGTCACTAATAAAAGATACAGATGTAATTATATTAGACGAACCAGGTGCAAACTTAGATTCTTCTTGAAGAAATAAAATGAGAAATTTATTAATCGATTACAAAAATAGAGGTAGAACAATAATAATTACTTCTCATAATATTGATGAAATTAATGATTTAATTGATTATTATGTTGTTCTTGAAAAAGGTAAGTTAGTATTTACAGGTACAAAACTTGATTTAAATATGTATGCAAAATACAAAATGTATTTTTATGAAAAATTTGATTACGAATCATTCCAAAAGTTTTTAAGTGGTAAGAATATTAAAGCATTTAAATATGATGAGTTAGAAAACTCTATTGTTTTTGCAACTAACTCTACTAAGGAAATTAACTGAATTTTCTTATATTTAATAAAAGAAACAACACCAATTTTAAACTTAGTAAAATTACCTGTAAATATGGATTCAATATATAAGGCTTTAGAAGATAATAATGATTATCAAAAAGAAGTTACTCAAATATTCCAAAATGCTGTTCCAGACAAAAAATCATTGAAATTAGCTGAAAAACTTGAAAAAAAGGCAAAAAAAGAAATGGAACAACAAAACTTAGAGATAGAAGATAAAAAATATTATAAAACTTTAGAGAATTCAAATTTTTCAAAGCCAATTGAAAATATAGAATCAAAAGAATTAAATGCTTTAGAAGATATCAAAGATAAAAAGGAAGCAAATAATAATTAG
- a CDS encoding aldo/keto reductase: MKKRVLGQGLEVSEIGLGCMGLSFSLPPFPPKDEAISFIKEAYKMGVTFFDTAEIYGPFNNEELLGEALHDVRDKVVIATKFGFKYGTNNEVLGLDSSKENILRALNGSLKRLKTSYIDVFYQHRVDPDTPIEEVAELMKQLIAEGKIKHWGLSEASASTIRRAHKTCPVTVLQSEYSMFWREAEEKVLPTLEELNIGFVPFSPLGRGFLTGAIKPGHVFPPNDFRSTVPRFNNKEFMQKNYELVEYVKSLAVKKNTSPASIAIAWLLAQKSYIVPIPGTKKVSRLKENLSATDVKFTNEELTEIKKYLDSIELIGHRYSEANEKTVDK, encoded by the coding sequence ATGAAAAAAAGAGTATTAGGACAAGGTCTAGAAGTATCAGAAATAGGACTTGGTTGTATGGGTTTAAGTTTTTCACTACCACCATTCCCACCAAAAGATGAGGCAATCAGTTTTATTAAAGAAGCATATAAAATGGGAGTAACGTTTTTTGATACTGCTGAAATTTATGGTCCATTTAATAATGAAGAATTGCTAGGAGAAGCTCTTCATGATGTTAGAGATAAAGTTGTAATTGCAACTAAGTTTGGTTTTAAATATGGTACAAATAATGAAGTATTAGGTTTAGACTCTAGTAAAGAGAATATTTTAAGGGCGTTAAATGGATCTTTGAAAAGATTGAAAACAAGTTATATAGATGTATTCTATCAACATAGAGTTGATCCGGACACTCCAATAGAAGAAGTCGCAGAACTTATGAAACAATTAATAGCTGAAGGAAAAATAAAACATTGAGGTTTAAGTGAAGCATCTGCTAGTACAATTAGGAGAGCTCATAAAACTTGTCCTGTTACAGTGTTACAAAGTGAATACTCAATGTTTTGAAGAGAAGCTGAGGAAAAAGTTTTACCAACATTAGAAGAATTAAATATTGGTTTTGTTCCTTTTTCTCCATTAGGAAGAGGATTTTTAACAGGTGCAATTAAACCTGGTCATGTATTTCCTCCTAATGATTTTAGAAGTACTGTACCAAGATTTAACAATAAAGAATTTATGCAAAAGAACTATGAATTAGTTGAATACGTAAAAAGTCTAGCTGTTAAAAAAAATACAAGCCCTGCATCAATAGCTATTGCATGGTTGTTAGCTCAAAAAAGTTATATAGTACCAATTCCGGGGACTAAAAAAGTTTCTAGGCTTAAGGAAAATCTATCTGCAACTGATGTGAAATTTACCAATGAAGAATTAACAGAAATTAAAAAGTATTTAGATAGTATTGAATTGATAGGACACAGATACAGTGAAGCAAATGAAAAAACTGTTGATAAATAA
- a CDS encoding MerR family transcriptional regulator, with protein sequence MEKLYLKDVSKELSIPEYVLRFYDKKGIIPFIQRDENNYRFIYKDKIEWLKIIVCLKKVGMPLKQIKKYIDLALEGDSTINQRLEMILKQEKETFKHIDMLKEQLEYIDYKKQYYKNKLK encoded by the coding sequence ATGGAGAAATTATATTTAAAAGATGTATCAAAAGAATTAAGTATACCAGAATATGTCTTACGTTTCTATGACAAAAAAGGAATTATTCCATTTATTCAAAGAGATGAAAATAATTATCGTTTTATATATAAAGATAAAATTGAATGATTAAAAATAATTGTATGTTTAAAAAAAGTCGGAATGCCTTTAAAACAAATTAAGAAGTATATTGACCTTGCATTAGAAGGTGACTCAACAATAAATCAAAGATTAGAAATGATATTAAAACAAGAAAAAGAGACTTTTAAACATATTGATATGTTAAAAGAACAATTAGAATACATTGATTATAAAAAACAATATTATAAAAATAAATTAAAATAG